A part of Puntigrus tetrazona isolate hp1 chromosome 21, ASM1883169v1, whole genome shotgun sequence genomic DNA contains:
- the LOC122326600 gene encoding protein sprouty homolog 3, which produces MDPVPPFRMDPESLDLQQVPVLSIDQIRAIRANNDYVDRPVALEPASQVAFYPHDERHPQMSHSQSQHQHSHLAHLSRSSTVSSMSRGSAASDQRLLAGLTPSHSGLAVVRSQPKGDLKPESLGKGLTDDEDLGLHLFICERCGRCKCQECCAPRNLPSCWTCGQRCLCSAENILEYGTCLCCVKGLFYHCSADKEDNCADRPCSCAPAHACSRWSAMAFLALCLPCLCCYPPAKLCLSLCQRGYDRATRPGCRCSNTNAVCRKISATNPVPFRKTLEKPV; this is translated from the coding sequence ATGGATCCAGTACCACCTTTTCGGATGGACCCTGAAAGCCTGGATCTTCAGCAGGTCCCTGTATTGTCCATTGACCAGATCCGTGCTATAAGGGCAAATAATGACTATGTGGATCGCCCTGTGGCACTGGAGCCTGCCTCTCAGGTTGCCTTTTATCCACATGATGAACGGCATCCTCAGATGTCCCACAGTCAAAGTCAGCATCAACATTCCCACTTGGCCCACTTAAGTCGCTCTAGTACCGTGAGCTCCATGTCCCGTGGCAGTGCTGCATCGGACCAGAGACTTCTTGCAGGATTAACGCCTTCTCATTCTGGTCTAGCTGTGGTGAGGTCCCAGCCAAAGGGTGACTTGAAACCCGAGTCGTTGGGCAAAGGACTGACAGATGATGAGGACTTGGGTCTGCATCTCTTCATCTGTGAACGTTGTGGTCGCTGCAAGTGCCAGGAGTGCTGTGCCCCTCGTAATTTGCCCTCCTGTTGGACCTGTGGCCAGCGCTGCTTGTGCTCTGCAGAAAACATCTTGGAGTATGGCACCTGTCTGTGCTGTGTGAAGGGTCTGTTTTACCACTGCTCGGCAGATAAGGAGGACAACTGTGCCGACCGACCGTGTTCCTGCGCCCCAGCTCATGCCTGCTCCCGCTGGAGTGCTATGGCCTTCCTGGCACTCTGCCTGCCTTGCCTGTGCTGCTACCCTCCTGCCAAGCTGTGCCTCAGTCTGTGCCAGCGTGGCTATGATCGTGCCACCCGTCCCGGCTGCCGTTGCAGCAACACCAACGCTGTGTGCCGCAAGATCTCTGCCACCAACCCTGTGCCCTTTCGTAAAACCCTGGAGAAGCCTGTATGA